The nucleotide sequence TATGTGGATATGCCGCATGACCTCCCTGCCCTTGAATGGTGATATCAAAATAATCACTCGCCGCCATAATAGCCCCTTTACGAAGCCCAACCTTGCCTGCTTCTAATTCAGGCCAACAATGAAGACAGACGATCGCATCTACATCAGGATTTTTAAGCACACCAGCTTCAATCATGCTTCGTGCACCTTTCATGCGCTCTTCTCCTGGCTGGAAGATAAACTTAATCGTTCCTTCTATATCTGCACGAAACTTTGATAATATGACTGCAGTTCCAAGCAGAATCGACGTATGCACATCATGCCCGCATGCGTGCATAACCCCTTCATGCTGGGATTCAAATGAAAGCCCTGTTTGTTCAACAATCGGCAATGCATCCATATCAGCACGAAGCCCAAGTGTTTCACCCGGCTTGCCGCCTTCTAATATGCCGACAACCCCTGTTCCTCCGACATTTTCCTGCACTTCAAGGCCCAGCTTCTTCAGTTCCTCTGCAACCTTTTTTGATGTACGATATTCTTTCATACTCAGCTCAGGGTGCGCGTGTAAATCACGTCGAAAATTTATAATTTCACCTAAATAATCATTTACAATTTTGCTAATTTCCATTTTGTTACTCCTAACCAAAAAGTTCTTCTTTATAACTATATCTATATTTCCCCAAAACGCAACGAGAAAATAGAAAAAACTGCCGACGATTCATGTCAGCAGTTTTCCTATTTGCTTTCTCTCGCTTCTCGTTCTTCTTTTGTATAAATAATTCGCATCGGATTGCCGCCAGCAAGCGCTCCTGCTGGTACATCTCTATGTACAAGTGTTGCAGCTGAAACGACCGCTCCGTCACCAATTTTCACCCCTGGAAGAATGGTGGAATTTGCGCCGATCATAACCTCATCACCTATTTCAACCTTGCCAAGACGGTATTCTTCAATTAAATATTCATGTGCTAAAATCGTTGTATTATAGCCTACCACCGAATTACGCCCAACTGTAATCAATTCAGGAAACATAATATCTGGGACAACCATGAAAGCAAATGCCGTCTTCTCACCGATTTCCATCCGCAAAAATGTCCGATAAAGCCAATTCTTCAGCCTGAAAGATGGCGTATAACGTCCTATTAAAATAATGATGACGTTCTTTAGCACCTTCATAAAAGGAACAGTACGGTATACTTGCCAAAGAGAATTAGAACCAGTTACTGGATAACGGGTCGTCCTTCTCACTAAGCATCTACTCCAAGAATTCTCAAAATATCAGACATATGCTCAAACATATAGTCTGGCTTTAACTCCTCTAAATGCTCACGTCCCTTTACAGTCCATGCAACACCAGCTGTTAATGTTCCTGCATTCTTACCCGCTTCAATGTCATGGTGATTATCACCAATCATGATCGCTGTCTCTGCCTTTGAACCAAGCTGAAATAGAGCAAGGTTAACTGGCTCAGGGTTTGGCTTTGCATTTGTAACATCATCTAGCGTAACGACGACTTCAAAGAACTCTCCAAGTCCTGTCAGCTTTAAACCCATTTCAACCGTTTGACGTAGCTTTGTAGTCACGATTCCAAGCTTATACCCTTTCTTATGCAGAGCTTGAATTGTATCAAATACTCCGTCAAACTCTGTTACAAGCTCATCATGCTTGTCGTGATTAAATGTACGGTATACTTTGACCATTTCATCTACTCGTTCAGGGTTCAAAGCATGGAAACTGTCATAAAGAGGTGGTCCGATAAATTGCAGAACATCCTCCCGCGTATATTCACCTGGAAAGTATTGTTCTAATGTGTGCAAGAATGAGTTTATAATTAAATCATTTGTATCAATTAATGTTCCATCTAAGTCAAAAAGCAGTGTATCAACCTTCATAAGTGGCTTCCTTTCTATGCGTTTGTTGCAATCTATTCCATACAAATCCGATAACAGCCGTTAATAAGACAGCTGTTACAAGCCTAACAACAAGTAAAGGCCAAACCGGAATACCTAATGGAATAAAAATAAGTGTATCTTCTACTACAGCGTGGCACGCGACAAGAAAAATAAACGCTAAATATAAATCTTTCTTCTCCACACCATCTTCTTTCACAGCTTGAATCATAACACCTGCACCGTATGCTAGACCAAACACAAGTCCAGCAGCTAACGTTGTGGATGTATTCTCTTTCATGCCGAGCATTTTTGTGAAAGGAGATACCCAGCGTGAAAAAGTATCAAGCCAAGATAGGTCTTTCATAATTTGAATAAAAACCATTAGCGGTATAACAATTGCCGCTAACTGCAGAATCCCAAAACCAGCCTTCTCAACTGCTTCTAGAGCAATATTGCCCCAGCCTGTTATTTCCTTGTCTGAGGAAGGGACCATTCCGTATTTCGCAAGCTCACTGCCTCCATTCCATACAAGGTTAATAACAACCGCGGAGACAAGAGCAAGACCAATCCGGACAAGCGCCACAACCCACAGCTTAATACCAACCTTTGCTGCAACGGTCGATTCAATCAATAAGTTATGTGAAAAAGACAGCATAACCGCAAGAATGAAGACTTCCTTCACCGTTAAATCAAGCGTCAAGATCGCTCCAATAGCAGCATATAGATTTAGAAAATTACCTAGCACTAAAGGAATGGATGCATCCCCAGATAAGCCGATCCATTTCATCAAAGGCTCAAGCTGTTCAATTACCCAAGGCAATACAGGCGTATACTGCAAAAATGTCACAATCAACGTAATCGGAAAGATCACCTTTCCGAGTGTCCACGTTGTTTTCAACCCCGCTTTCAAACCGCGCACAACCATCTGCACTTTTGTTCCTCCCCTTCACCAAATCGAAATCATTACTTCTTTACTGTGTCTAAATAATTGATTTTCGCATAACCTTTAACCCGTCGAAATACCCACAAAGCAATAGCCGCCACAATTAAAGCAATGGAAATAACTTGGGCCATTCGCAAAGAGTTTGTCAGCATTAAACTATCAGTCCGCATTCCTTCAACAAAGAATCTCCCTAACGAATACCACATCACATAGCTTAAGAAAATTTCTCCGCGTTTTAAATTAACTTTACGTAAGGCAATTAAAATCACGACCCCTGCAAAATTCCAAATCGATTCATACAAAAATGTCGGATGGTGATAAGCACCATTAATGTACATTTGGTCAATGATGAAATCAGGCAAATACAAACTTTCAAGAAACTGACGTGAAACCTCTCCGCCAAAGGCTTCCTGATTCATAAAGTTTCCCCACCGCCCGATTGCTTGACCGAGAATAATGCTTGGTGCGGCAATATCAGCTAAATGCCAGAACGAGAACCCTTTTTTCTTCGTAAAAACATAGCCGGTAATCAAAGCACCGATTAAACCGCCATGAATCGCAAGCCCGCCTTCCCAAATGGCAAAAATATCGCCAGGGTGCTGTGAATAATAATCCCACGTAAACAGCACGTAGTAAGCTCTTGCAGATAAAATCGCAATCGGTATCGCAAATAATACGATATCTGTAAATGTCTCTTTCGGATAGCCGTGCCGTACGCTCTCTCTTGTAGCTAAATAAAGTCCAAGCAAAGCGCCGGTAGCAATAATTACGCCATACCAGTAGATTGTAAGTGGTCCTAGTTGCAGGAACACTCGGTCCAACTGCTGGATCTCTTCCATCTCTTCAACTCCTTCTCATCAACAAAACCTTTCAT is from Bacillus tianshenii and encodes:
- a CDS encoding amidohydrolase codes for the protein MEISKIVNDYLGEIINFRRDLHAHPELSMKEYRTSKKVAEELKKLGLEVQENVGGTGVVGILEGGKPGETLGLRADMDALPIVEQTGLSFESQHEGVMHACGHDVHTSILLGTAVILSKFRADIEGTIKFIFQPGEERMKGARSMIEAGVLKNPDVDAIVCLHCWPELEAGKVGLRKGAIMAASDYFDITIQGQGGHAAYPHKCVDPMIIAARIIDSLQTIVSRELPPYESAVVTIGKIAGGSSYNIIAPEVTMGGTVRTTSKEIQQQMPEVIERIITNIANAHRGTAELTYHKGTPPLINNIELVNTFERSATVALGGKNVTYLPNPAMGGEDFSFYLQHVPGMLFRLGTNNEDERSQYPLHHPSLIFDEKAISAGIKVMSRFALDYLKH
- a CDS encoding acyltransferase; amino-acid sequence: MRRTTRYPVTGSNSLWQVYRTVPFMKVLKNVIIILIGRYTPSFRLKNWLYRTFLRMEIGEKTAFAFMVVPDIMFPELITVGRNSVVGYNTTILAHEYLIEEYRLGKVEIGDEVMIGANSTILPGVKIGDGAVVSAATLVHRDVPAGALAGGNPMRIIYTKEEREARESK
- the ppaX gene encoding pyrophosphatase PpaX produces the protein MKVDTLLFDLDGTLIDTNDLIINSFLHTLEQYFPGEYTREDVLQFIGPPLYDSFHALNPERVDEMVKVYRTFNHDKHDELVTEFDGVFDTIQALHKKGYKLGIVTTKLRQTVEMGLKLTGLGEFFEVVVTLDDVTNAKPNPEPVNLALFQLGSKAETAIMIGDNHHDIEAGKNAGTLTAGVAWTVKGREHLEELKPDYMFEHMSDILRILGVDA
- a CDS encoding nucleoside recognition domain-containing protein; this encodes MVVRGLKAGLKTTWTLGKVIFPITLIVTFLQYTPVLPWVIEQLEPLMKWIGLSGDASIPLVLGNFLNLYAAIGAILTLDLTVKEVFILAVMLSFSHNLLIESTVAAKVGIKLWVVALVRIGLALVSAVVINLVWNGGSELAKYGMVPSSDKEITGWGNIALEAVEKAGFGILQLAAIVIPLMVFIQIMKDLSWLDTFSRWVSPFTKMLGMKENTSTTLAAGLVFGLAYGAGVMIQAVKEDGVEKKDLYLAFIFLVACHAVVEDTLIFIPLGIPVWPLLVVRLVTAVLLTAVIGFVWNRLQQTHRKEATYEG
- the lgt gene encoding prolipoprotein diacylglyceryl transferase, whose protein sequence is MEEIQQLDRVFLQLGPLTIYWYGVIIATGALLGLYLATRESVRHGYPKETFTDIVLFAIPIAILSARAYYVLFTWDYYSQHPGDIFAIWEGGLAIHGGLIGALITGYVFTKKKGFSFWHLADIAAPSIILGQAIGRWGNFMNQEAFGGEVSRQFLESLYLPDFIIDQMYINGAYHHPTFLYESIWNFAGVVILIALRKVNLKRGEIFLSYVMWYSLGRFFVEGMRTDSLMLTNSLRMAQVISIALIVAAIALWVFRRVKGYAKINYLDTVKK